In a genomic window of Corynebacterium coyleae:
- a CDS encoding replication-associated recombination protein A — translation MGQEELFAAASSNDVPGAASGNRGTSFFEAGSTAPLAARMRPQSLDEVAGQKHLLSEGKPLRRLIEGSGAASVILYGPPGTGKTTIASLIAKTMGQNFVALSALSSGVKEVRAVIDEARRDLIRSEKTVLFIDEVHRFSKTQQDALLAAVENRTVLLVAATTENPSFSVVAPLLSRSLLLKLESLSDEDLGGVIDRALADERGLQGQVLLDDEARAQLILLAGGDARRALTYLEAAAEAVSGGGTITLEIVRENVNRAIVRYDRDGDQHYDVVSAFIKSIRGSDVDAALHYLARMIEAGEDPRFIARRLVIHASEDIGMADPTALQTATAAANAVQFVGLPEGRLALAQATIHLATAPKSPAVIKAIDRALADVREGHVPPVPAHLRDGHYEGAKQMGNAVGYVYPHDDPRGVVEQQYIPDGLEEAVYYEPTEHGAERRISEFIGRLRRLVRGR, via the coding sequence ATGGGCCAAGAAGAACTTTTCGCGGCTGCTTCTAGCAACGACGTTCCCGGTGCAGCATCGGGAAATAGGGGTACCTCATTTTTTGAAGCTGGCTCGACAGCACCGCTGGCCGCACGGATGCGCCCCCAGTCCCTAGATGAGGTAGCGGGGCAGAAGCATTTGCTCAGCGAGGGAAAGCCGCTGCGTCGGCTCATCGAAGGCTCTGGTGCAGCATCGGTGATTTTGTATGGTCCGCCTGGGACAGGTAAGACCACGATTGCATCGTTAATCGCAAAAACGATGGGGCAGAACTTTGTGGCGTTGTCCGCGCTGTCTTCCGGCGTGAAAGAAGTCCGCGCGGTTATCGACGAGGCGCGGCGTGACCTCATCCGCAGTGAGAAAACCGTGCTCTTTATCGACGAGGTCCACAGGTTTTCTAAAACGCAGCAGGATGCGCTGCTTGCGGCCGTCGAAAATCGCACAGTGTTGCTGGTTGCCGCCACGACGGAGAACCCGAGTTTTAGCGTTGTTGCTCCGTTGTTGTCGCGCTCGCTGCTGCTCAAGCTCGAGTCGCTTAGCGACGAAGACCTTGGCGGAGTCATCGACCGCGCATTGGCAGATGAGCGGGGGTTGCAGGGGCAGGTTTTGCTTGACGACGAAGCCCGCGCACAACTCATTCTGCTCGCTGGAGGCGATGCGCGTCGGGCGCTGACGTACCTCGAAGCTGCCGCTGAAGCTGTTTCTGGCGGTGGCACGATCACGCTGGAGATTGTGCGTGAAAACGTCAATCGTGCGATTGTTCGCTACGACCGCGATGGCGATCAGCATTACGACGTGGTCAGCGCCTTTATCAAGTCGATCCGCGGGTCTGATGTCGATGCAGCGCTGCATTATCTGGCGCGAATGATCGAGGCCGGGGAGGACCCCAGGTTTATCGCACGACGTCTGGTCATTCACGCTTCGGAAGATATTGGTATGGCAGATCCGACTGCGTTGCAGACTGCTACCGCTGCGGCGAATGCAGTGCAGTTTGTCGGCCTGCCAGAAGGGCGTCTTGCGCTAGCACAGGCGACAATTCACCTGGCTACGGCGCCGAAGTCGCCTGCCGTCATTAAGGCCATCGATCGTGCTTTAGCGGACGTGCGTGAGGGGCATGTGCCTCCAGTGCCGGCCCATTTGCGCGATGGCCACTATGAGGGCGCAAAACAGATGGGCAATGCGGTTGGATATGTCTACCCGCATGACGACCCGCGGGGAGTGGTCGAGCAGCAATATATCCCGGATGGGCTGGAAGAAGCGGTGTATTACGAGCCGACGGAACACGGCGCGGAGCGCCGAATTAGCGAGTTTATTGGTCGGTTACGCCGGCTTGTTCGCGGGCGGTAG
- a CDS encoding phosphotransferase codes for MQPEQVSDEQVVASATDILTRRYGGEQSLFEVERLNGSGPSIVLRARVKTNPFFQQRSVIIKQAPPTESVFEEAAYLREVVAYQFATSLSEKTRPGPALLGYDTQQRIIIITDSGDGETLAEALETASEEDHIALLRSLGTALGRMHAGTADEEEAFNVLLHRMTRSRPNAAPLQRLRDRLLSHRIRVGLRIMREAGIEIPQEVVLTARNIERRLLRGGMRAFTPFDLAPDNVIRSGNSFHFLDYESAGFRDVSFDVAYVVARFPVYLASQPFNEEATKAFVDAWRIQVSDLWPGVQHPDTLQARITGALVGWALSSVAMLEPKPMAALLQDDPTFEKELEAAGLSAGDIQDFDLVDGVAEAIGDDAEENAGVVLRPRGGEPLTEDELLVRRDLRETFESLAAYAGSGKDPAYVVVAEFASEVARRLR; via the coding sequence ATGCAGCCCGAGCAAGTAAGTGACGAGCAAGTCGTTGCAAGCGCTACAGACATTCTCACTCGCCGTTACGGCGGTGAGCAGTCGTTGTTTGAGGTTGAACGCCTTAATGGCTCCGGTCCCTCGATCGTGTTGAGGGCTCGTGTTAAAACGAACCCGTTTTTCCAGCAGCGCTCAGTCATCATTAAGCAGGCGCCGCCAACGGAGTCTGTCTTCGAAGAGGCGGCGTACCTTCGAGAGGTTGTCGCGTACCAATTCGCCACTTCCTTAAGTGAAAAGACCAGGCCTGGCCCTGCGTTGTTGGGCTACGACACGCAGCAACGCATCATTATCATCACCGACTCCGGTGATGGGGAAACTCTCGCAGAAGCGCTTGAGACTGCAAGCGAAGAGGACCACATCGCACTGTTGCGCAGCCTGGGCACAGCACTTGGCCGAATGCATGCAGGTACTGCCGATGAAGAGGAAGCGTTTAACGTCTTACTGCATCGGATGACGCGTTCACGGCCCAACGCTGCACCGCTGCAACGTTTGAGGGACCGGTTGCTGTCCCATCGGATCAGAGTTGGCTTGCGGATCATGCGTGAGGCCGGAATTGAGATTCCTCAAGAGGTGGTTCTCACCGCTCGTAACATCGAGCGCCGGCTGCTGCGTGGCGGTATGCGTGCTTTTACGCCGTTTGACCTGGCACCAGATAACGTCATTCGGTCTGGGAACTCGTTTCACTTTCTTGATTATGAATCAGCGGGCTTTCGGGATGTTTCATTCGATGTTGCCTACGTAGTTGCGCGGTTCCCGGTGTATTTGGCTTCGCAGCCGTTTAACGAGGAAGCGACCAAGGCGTTCGTCGATGCGTGGCGGATACAGGTCTCTGACCTTTGGCCAGGAGTGCAGCATCCTGATACGTTGCAGGCGCGCATCACGGGTGCACTGGTGGGGTGGGCGCTTAGTAGCGTCGCCATGTTGGAACCGAAGCCTATGGCCGCGTTGTTGCAGGATGATCCGACATTTGAGAAAGAGCTTGAAGCTGCTGGTCTTTCGGCAGGTGATATTCAGGATTTTGATCTTGTAGATGGGGTAGCCGAAGCCATTGGCGACGACGCCGAAGAGAATGCTGGCGTTGTGCTTCGACCGCGAGGTGGAGAACCATTGACCGAAGATGAGCTTCTCGTGCGGCGTGATTTGCGCGAGACGTTCGAGTCGTTGGCAGCTTATGCGGGTAGCGGTAAAGACCCCGCATACGTTGTCGTTGCTGAGTTCGCGTCCGAGGTCGCAAGGCGGTTGCGTTAA